Proteins from a genomic interval of Dehalococcoidia bacterium:
- a CDS encoding phage baseplate protein — protein sequence MSDWMTWDGGALTADCVTSIGAEHSAEVTEHPVEDGSVIADHVRINPPTVVFEFSQSKQSLKDDDLKWQQAPINVRESQFRPQGLLALTMAAGAAIGALTDAIGLTSSPGELKTWTLTAKTNKDRIHEMHNALVAMLTKKVSFSYDGLVLSDYLLTAVKYSRDNKLGGCARFQIEAKHVETVKTSSSSLVPTGPLAAGGVLRTLPIANKGGQNAESKEKEVVKKSMLASGLDLAGIGL from the coding sequence GTGAGCGACTGGATGACATGGGACGGCGGTGCGTTGACAGCCGATTGCGTGACATCAATCGGCGCGGAGCATTCCGCGGAAGTGACTGAGCACCCTGTCGAGGATGGCTCTGTCATTGCCGACCACGTGCGGATCAATCCCCCGACTGTTGTCTTCGAATTTTCTCAATCCAAGCAGTCCCTTAAAGACGATGATCTCAAATGGCAGCAAGCGCCGATCAACGTGCGCGAAAGCCAGTTCCGCCCCCAGGGGTTGCTTGCGTTGACCATGGCGGCGGGTGCGGCAATCGGTGCGTTGACAGATGCGATCGGTCTCACCAGCAGCCCAGGCGAACTGAAAACTTGGACGCTTACAGCCAAAACGAACAAAGACCGAATCCACGAAATGCACAACGCGCTTGTCGCTATGCTGACGAAAAAGGTTTCATTTTCGTATGACGGCCTTGTGCTGTCTGACTATCTACTGACCGCGGTTAAATACAGCCGTGACAACAAACTCGGCGGCTGCGCTCGATTCCAAATCGAAGCCAAGCACGTCGAGACGGTCAAGACATCCAGCAGCAGCCTAGTTCCGACAGGACCACTTGCGGCGGGTGGGGTGCTGCGCACGCTTCCGATCGCCAACAAGGGCGGGCAGAATGCTGAGAGCAAAGAAAAAGAAGTAGTCAAGAAAAGCATGCTGGCAAGCGGCCTTGACCTAGCGGGGATTGGCCTGTGA